The genomic region GTAATTACCTACTTACGAAAATGCTCGTGGATTTTCTACCAGTCGTTCGGTTTTTATTCGCTGAATTAGGTGCTTAAACACACCACTAATCATACACAATCACGTTAGCCGCAAGTTAAAAGAAACGTACGTATAAAATCAAAATTAAGAAGTATAGCAAGCTGAAATTTCTTTTCCTCCTTCATACAGTTTTCCCCAATCGCAAAGACTTTCTAAAATAGGAACTAAATCCAAGCCTTTATTAGTCAAAACATATTTAATTCCAACAGGAACAGTATCCGGAATTTCCTGTTTCACCAAAATAGCGTGAGTTTCCAACTCTTTTAATTGTCTTGCCAAAACGGTTTCCGAAATATTAGGCAATTCCTTCTGTAATAAATGAAACCGATTATTGCCCTGAGAAATGGAATAAACAATTTGAGATTTCCAACGACCGCTTATCATTGCAATTGCTGAATTTAACTCGCAAACCTGAAATAAAAATTGTTCGTTTTCGAAATTTGTTGATTGTTTTTTTCTCATAATCAATGATTTAAATACTAACAATTTTGTTAGCTATTGTTTTAAAAACAGTCTTTTGAGACCTTTGATAAAAATACAAAAAAGTGAAAAATTTCGTTTCAATTACAGTATTTATGGTATTGACACAATCCCTATTTGCTCAAAAAGTTTTTAGGATAAAATCGGACAACCTTGAAACAAAAGTCCCAATTCTTGTACAAAAACCCGAGAATTATAAATCTACAAAAAGTTATCCATTGGTTTTTATGCTTCACGGATATAGTGAAAATTATGAGCAATGGAATAAAACTACCGATTTGAAAAAATTAGCAACTGATTACCAAATGATTTTAGTTTGTCCTGAAGGCTTTGTCAATTACTATTTGAACAGCCCGAATTTGGAAAACTTTTATTATGAAGATTTCTTCTTTCAAGAACTTATTCCAAAAATCGAGAAAAAATATAGTATTGAAAAGAAGAATATTTTTATAACTGGTTTAAGTATGGGGGGGTACGGAGCATTAAGTTTATTCATAAAACATTCTAAGTTTTTCAATACTGCTGCTTCAACAAGCGGAGCTCTCGAATTTGACTATGAAAACTTCAAAGAAATCAGCTTGAAATTCTTTGAAAGTGAGCGAATGACAAAAGATTTAGAAATGACATTGGGAAACCCTGGACTTGCAACAAAAAACTGGACAAATAGTTGAATGACTACGCTGCTAGTTTAAGGTTATACATGTCTAATTCAAATTCTCTTATAGTTCTATTTCCTAAAAAGGAATGTCTTCTTCTATTATTATACCAAGTTTCTATCCATCCAAAGATGGATAACTCCGCTTCAGATCTCAACTTATAATTGTGCCTATAAACCCATTCTACCTTTAATGATTTAAAGAACGATTCAGCAATGGCATTATCCCAGCAATTACCTTTTCTGCTCATAGATTGGTTTACTAAGCCATTGTAACTTTTAATTAATGAGGTAAACTTATGGCTGGCATATTGTATACCTCGGTCGGAATGAAAAATTAAAGACTGGGTTAAAGTAGTTTTCTTTATAGCCATATGCCAAGCCTTAATAATAGTGTCTTCTGTACTTAGATTATCGCTTAGAGCCCATCCAACAACTTTGCGGTTAAACAAATCAATAATGACAGTAAGGTATAACCAGCCCTGTTTGGTTTTGATATAGGTTATATCGCTTACCC from Zunongwangia profunda SM-A87 harbors:
- a CDS encoding winged helix-turn-helix transcriptional regulator; amino-acid sequence: MRKKQSTNFENEQFLFQVCELNSAIAMISGRWKSQIVYSISQGNNRFHLLQKELPNISETVLARQLKELETHAILVKQEIPDTVPVGIKYVLTNKGLDLVPILESLCDWGKLYEGGKEISACYTS
- a CDS encoding alpha/beta hydrolase, whose product is MKNFVSITVFMVLTQSLFAQKVFRIKSDNLETKVPILVQKPENYKSTKSYPLVFMLHGYSENYEQWNKTTDLKKLATDYQMILVCPEGFVNYYLNSPNLENFYYEDFFFQELIPKIEKKYSIEKKNIFITGLSMGGYGALSLFIKHSKFFNTAASTSGALEFDYENFKEISLKFFESERMTKDLEMTLGNPGLATKNWTNS